A genome region from Glutamicibacter arilaitensis Re117 includes the following:
- the cysN gene encoding sulfate adenylyltransferase subunit CysN encodes MDLLRIATAGSVDDGKSTLIGRLLFDSKAIFSDQLDAVEKTSTERGSEYTDLALLTDGLRAEREQGITIDVAYRYFATPKRKFIIADTPGHIQYTRNMVTGASTSDLSIVLVDARKGMVEQSRRHAFLVSLLKVPHLVVAVNKMDLVDWSEEAFEEIRNEFADYASRLNIADVQVIPVSALTGDNVVSRSENMPWYQGSSLMHHLENVQIASDSNLVDVRFPVQYVIRPHSNDYHDYRGYAGQVASGVLKPGDEVVVLPSGLPSTIKEISTADGPVEAAYPPMSVTIRLNDDVDVSRGDMIVRPNNQPMVAQNFEAMVCWMSDRPMRVGQKLAIKQTTKSARALVKGLRYGLNINTLHRDEEAGSLSLNEIGRITMRTTQPLLADAYQRNRTTGGFILIDEMTNDTVAAGMIIEGS; translated from the coding sequence ATGGACTTGCTACGTATTGCTACGGCCGGATCAGTTGATGACGGCAAAAGCACCCTGATCGGGCGGTTGCTTTTTGATTCGAAGGCGATCTTCAGCGACCAGTTGGATGCGGTGGAGAAGACTAGCACCGAGCGCGGTTCCGAATATACGGACCTCGCCTTGCTCACCGACGGATTACGGGCCGAACGTGAACAGGGAATCACCATTGACGTGGCATACCGCTACTTTGCCACGCCTAAGCGGAAATTCATTATCGCTGATACGCCCGGGCACATCCAATACACCCGGAATATGGTAACCGGTGCTTCCACATCCGATCTGTCCATCGTCCTGGTCGATGCGCGCAAGGGCATGGTGGAGCAGTCCAGGAGGCATGCCTTCCTGGTTTCGTTGCTCAAGGTGCCTCACCTGGTCGTCGCGGTGAACAAGATGGATTTAGTGGATTGGTCCGAAGAAGCGTTCGAGGAAATCCGCAACGAATTCGCTGACTACGCGTCACGTTTGAACATCGCCGATGTCCAAGTGATTCCAGTATCCGCGCTGACAGGTGACAATGTGGTCAGCCGCTCGGAGAACATGCCGTGGTACCAGGGATCATCGCTCATGCACCACCTGGAGAATGTGCAGATAGCCAGCGATTCGAACCTAGTTGATGTCCGATTCCCTGTGCAGTACGTCATCAGGCCTCATAGCAACGACTACCATGACTACCGCGGCTATGCGGGCCAGGTGGCAAGTGGCGTGTTGAAACCCGGAGATGAGGTTGTCGTGCTTCCTAGCGGGCTGCCATCTACGATCAAAGAGATTTCCACGGCAGACGGACCTGTTGAGGCAGCCTATCCGCCGATGTCGGTGACCATCCGCTTGAATGACGATGTGGATGTCTCGCGAGGAGACATGATTGTGCGTCCCAACAATCAGCCAATGGTCGCCCAGAACTTCGAAGCCATGGTCTGTTGGATGAGTGATCGTCCAATGCGCGTGGGACAGAAGCTGGCGATCAAGCAAACGACTAAGTCTGCACGGGCCCTGGTCAAGGGTCTGCGCTATGGCTTGAACATCAACACCCTGCACCGGGATGAAGAGGCTGGCAGCTTGTCTTTGAACGAAATAGGGCGCATCACAATGCGGACTACGCAACCGTTGTTGGCTGATGCTTACCAGCGGAATCGGACTACCGGCGGGTTCATACTGATCGATGAGATGACCAATGACACGGTTGCTGCCGGCATGATTATCGAGGGCAGCTGA
- the pssD gene encoding PssD/Cps14F family polysaccharide biosynthesis glycosyltransferase — MSGLLFVGSSGGHLAQMLSMAAWWKERERSWVTFDTPDATSALAGEQVAWAYHPTTRNLWNTVRNLWLSFKVLHRQQPEAVISTGAGVALPFFLMARLRGIPTIYVEVYDRIDSRTLTGKLCRPLSSAFCVQWEEQLECYPGATVIGPLL, encoded by the coding sequence ATGAGTGGTTTGCTGTTTGTAGGGTCTAGTGGAGGCCATCTAGCGCAGATGCTTTCAATGGCTGCATGGTGGAAAGAGCGTGAAAGGTCTTGGGTTACCTTTGATACGCCAGATGCAACGAGTGCGCTTGCCGGGGAACAAGTGGCCTGGGCGTATCACCCAACCACACGCAATCTCTGGAATACGGTGCGTAACCTGTGGCTGTCTTTCAAGGTTCTGCATCGCCAACAGCCTGAGGCAGTCATCAGCACCGGAGCTGGGGTAGCGCTGCCGTTCTTCCTCATGGCCAGATTGAGAGGCATTCCTACAATTTACGTCGAAGTTTATGACCGCATTGATTCGCGAACTCTGACTGGAAAACTTTGCCGTCCGCTGTCCTCGGCATTTTGCGTCCAATGGGAGGAACAGCTTGAATGCTATCCGGGCGCGACGGTGATCGGACCATTGCTATGA
- a CDS encoding glycosyltransferase gives MNEKTAEFMILALVGTDHHPFDRMVELVDALQQAGEPGRNGRKCLIQFGTSSPPRYAQGMDYLPKSDVQRQIDLADLVICHGGPSTIVEILRSGKRPLVIARDPRKGEHVDGHQQRFARHMANQGHIDLADSAYDVEQLLSHAASTTISASNANVSLPSPDASALLLGALVDGLIAEGKSYRIWHSRRNESRA, from the coding sequence ATGAACGAGAAAACAGCGGAATTCATGATCCTAGCGCTGGTAGGAACCGATCATCACCCCTTTGACCGCATGGTGGAGCTCGTGGATGCGTTGCAACAGGCAGGGGAGCCGGGGCGTAATGGCAGGAAGTGTCTGATTCAGTTTGGAACATCGAGTCCACCTCGGTATGCACAAGGCATGGATTACCTGCCGAAAAGCGATGTGCAGAGGCAAATAGATCTCGCAGATCTAGTGATTTGCCATGGTGGACCATCAACCATCGTGGAGATTCTGCGCAGTGGTAAGCGACCGTTGGTAATAGCTCGCGATCCACGCAAAGGGGAACACGTTGATGGTCATCAGCAACGGTTCGCCCGGCACATGGCAAATCAGGGACATATCGACTTGGCGGATAGTGCATACGACGTCGAGCAATTGCTGAGTCATGCAGCTTCCACCACGATCTCAGCTTCCAACGCCAATGTATCGCTACCGTCGCCAGATGCTAGTGCTTTGCTCTTGGGTGCTCTGGTGGATGGCCTCATCGCCGAAGGTAAGTCTTATCGGATCTGGCATTCACGGCGAAACGAAAGCAGAGCCTGA
- the serA gene encoding phosphoglycerate dehydrogenase, with amino-acid sequence MSDNKPIVLLAEQLSPATVAALGPDFEIRQTDGADRSQLLEAIADVDAILVRSATQVDAEAIAAAKNLKVIARAGVGLDNVDIKAATQAGVMVVNAPTSNIISAAELTVGHIVSLARRIPAANASLKNGEWKRSSFTGVELFEKKAGIIGLGRIGALVAARLQGFGMEIVAYDPYVTPARAAQLGVTLLTLDELLAEADFITIHMPKTPETLGMLGKDAFTKMKKSAYVVNVARGGLVDQDALYEALKDEEIAGAGIDVFVKEPSTDLPFFEFENVTVTPHLGASTDEAQEKAGVSVAKSVRLALAGELVPDAVNVAGGVIDENVRPGIPLIEKLGRIFNALTSGSLTSIDVEVAGEIASLDVKALELSALKGVFMDVVSDQVSYVNAPVLAEQRGVATRLITTPDSPEYRNQLTIKGSTNEGTQLAVAGTLTGPKQIEKLVGINGHEIEIPISDHMIVVRYADRPGVVGSLGNVLGEQGVNIAGMQVSRDEKKAEALAVINIDSALPQGVLDVVGAAIGASVAREINLAD; translated from the coding sequence GTGTCTGACAACAAGCCAATCGTACTTCTGGCCGAACAACTATCCCCAGCAACTGTTGCTGCACTCGGCCCCGACTTTGAAATTCGTCAGACCGACGGAGCCGACCGCTCCCAGCTGCTCGAAGCCATTGCCGACGTAGATGCAATCCTCGTCCGCTCTGCAACCCAGGTAGATGCAGAAGCAATTGCCGCAGCCAAGAACCTCAAGGTCATCGCCCGTGCCGGCGTAGGCCTGGACAACGTAGACATCAAGGCAGCCACCCAAGCTGGCGTCATGGTAGTCAACGCTCCAACCTCCAACATCATTTCCGCGGCTGAATTGACCGTGGGCCACATCGTGTCCCTGGCACGCCGCATCCCCGCAGCCAACGCATCGCTGAAGAACGGCGAATGGAAGCGCAGCTCCTTCACCGGCGTTGAACTCTTCGAGAAGAAGGCCGGCATCATTGGGCTCGGCCGCATCGGCGCCCTCGTGGCCGCACGCCTGCAGGGCTTCGGCATGGAAATCGTTGCCTACGACCCATACGTCACTCCAGCTCGTGCCGCGCAGCTCGGTGTCACCCTGCTGACCTTGGATGAATTGCTGGCCGAAGCTGACTTCATCACCATCCACATGCCAAAGACCCCGGAAACCTTGGGCATGCTGGGCAAGGACGCATTCACCAAGATGAAGAAGTCCGCATACGTGGTCAACGTGGCCCGCGGTGGCCTGGTGGATCAGGATGCGCTTTACGAAGCATTGAAGGATGAAGAGATTGCAGGCGCTGGCATTGACGTGTTCGTCAAGGAGCCAAGCACCGATCTTCCATTCTTTGAATTCGAGAACGTCACCGTCACCCCGCACCTTGGCGCATCCACCGATGAAGCACAGGAAAAGGCCGGCGTCTCGGTAGCCAAGTCGGTTCGCCTGGCACTGGCTGGCGAATTGGTCCCGGATGCTGTGAACGTTGCTGGCGGTGTCATCGATGAGAACGTGCGCCCTGGTATCCCGCTGATTGAGAAGCTGGGCCGTATCTTCAACGCATTGACTTCCGGCTCCCTGACCAGCATTGACGTTGAAGTTGCCGGCGAGATCGCTTCACTGGATGTCAAGGCTCTGGAGCTTTCGGCACTCAAGGGCGTTTTCATGGACGTAGTCTCTGATCAAGTCTCATACGTGAATGCACCGGTCTTGGCTGAGCAGCGTGGTGTTGCTACCCGACTGATCACCACCCCTGATTCGCCTGAGTACCGTAACCAGCTGACCATCAAGGGTTCGACCAATGAGGGCACCCAGCTCGCTGTGGCAGGTACCTTGACTGGGCCTAAGCAGATTGAGAAGCTCGTGGGCATCAACGGCCACGAGATCGAAATTCCTATTTCGGATCACATGATCGTGGTCCGCTACGCGGATCGTCCAGGCGTCGTTGGCTCGCTGGGCAATGTGCTGGGAGAGCAGGGCGTCAACATTGCAGGTATGCAGGTATCGCGCGATGAGAAGAAGGCTGAAGCACTGGCTGTCATCAACATCGATTCTGCGCTGCCACAAGGCGTGCTAGACGTTGTAGGTGCAGCGATTGGTGCGAGCGTTGCGCGCGAGATCAACCTGGCCGACTAA
- a CDS encoding heparinase II/III domain-containing protein, with translation MMTAFNTDGQLFHTYSTVSTNDLSDQEFLGQLLTGSLKLLPHRSVNLGQTIVWDSDPLNDDNWRFQFHCLVWLDRLRSVSITEQSDRGLELYEKLLRSWIVSNPTSSPKDEYAWFDMAVGMRAIVLLMAAKHFDNPDWIVESIQTHATHLADPANYEGRGNHSLHQDMGLIALAQYLDRSDWIELAKSRILKMLDEAIDEQGVSREGSIDYQFRNYRWYEEAFTRMKAAKADPPREKYELLSKMTEFMAHATSPSGYYAMLGDTVYHKAPRIQDTPSDWTRDVSLAPADKSRIYDSGYVFARASWSHVDKRSNSYLTQRFGPGRSSAVHGHEDAGSITLDAFGERLLCDSGLFAYEAGEERLYFRGRESHNVIDVEGRKYYPSADSPLVHSHQTNDVMQTTIRIQGLQGVVWYRTMAYFPNDDFILIDDRITNTLPGEIKQQWNLPKDSVIRSSKKDGYESVRTTSGSEIRIYCLNSEVSTEFVKGNRDPISGWISDEYRVKAPSPKLSYIQEGKSVRFTNLIEWSNTKSPFWSNKLYTKRSSKSFVISLMKTNELIEIDMESENISIKRTKK, from the coding sequence ATGATGACAGCTTTCAATACTGACGGACAACTTTTCCACACGTACTCAACAGTTTCCACGAATGATTTGAGCGACCAAGAGTTTCTTGGGCAGTTGCTCACAGGTTCCCTGAAGTTATTACCTCATCGGTCAGTGAACCTTGGACAAACTATCGTGTGGGACTCAGACCCACTCAATGATGACAATTGGAGATTTCAGTTCCATTGCCTCGTATGGTTGGATCGCTTACGTTCCGTTTCGATTACTGAACAATCAGATCGGGGGCTAGAACTTTATGAGAAGTTGCTCAGATCTTGGATTGTGTCTAACCCTACAAGTAGTCCAAAGGATGAATATGCTTGGTTCGACATGGCTGTTGGCATGCGAGCAATTGTTCTTTTGATGGCGGCGAAGCATTTTGATAACCCCGATTGGATAGTCGAGTCGATCCAGACACACGCCACTCATTTAGCAGACCCTGCCAATTACGAAGGACGTGGCAACCATAGTCTTCATCAGGACATGGGACTGATTGCTCTCGCTCAGTACTTAGATCGTTCTGACTGGATCGAACTCGCTAAATCCAGGATATTGAAGATGTTAGACGAAGCCATTGACGAACAAGGTGTGTCTCGCGAGGGGTCAATCGACTATCAATTCCGTAATTATCGATGGTACGAAGAAGCATTCACAAGAATGAAAGCTGCTAAAGCAGATCCTCCGCGAGAAAAATATGAGCTTCTGTCAAAAATGACTGAATTCATGGCGCATGCCACGAGCCCGAGTGGTTATTACGCAATGTTGGGCGATACTGTCTACCACAAGGCACCGCGAATACAAGACACGCCATCTGATTGGACGCGCGACGTTTCCTTAGCGCCTGCGGATAAGTCTAGGATTTACGATTCAGGCTATGTCTTCGCTCGTGCTAGTTGGAGTCATGTTGATAAGCGGAGTAATTCATATCTAACACAGCGGTTTGGGCCAGGTAGGTCCTCGGCCGTGCATGGCCACGAAGATGCCGGCTCGATAACTTTGGATGCTTTTGGTGAACGCCTGCTTTGTGATTCGGGCTTATTTGCCTACGAAGCAGGTGAGGAAAGGCTATACTTCCGAGGTCGAGAGTCTCATAACGTTATCGACGTGGAAGGACGTAAATACTATCCAAGTGCCGATTCCCCGTTGGTCCATAGCCACCAGACTAATGATGTAATGCAGACCACGATCAGAATCCAAGGTCTTCAAGGTGTCGTTTGGTACAGAACTATGGCTTATTTTCCGAATGACGATTTTATTTTGATAGATGATCGAATCACCAATACCTTGCCTGGCGAAATTAAACAGCAATGGAACTTGCCGAAAGATTCAGTAATTCGATCCTCGAAGAAAGACGGCTATGAAAGCGTTAGAACGACTTCAGGATCGGAAATTCGAATTTATTGTCTGAATTCTGAAGTGAGTACCGAGTTCGTTAAAGGAAATCGAGATCCTATAAGTGGGTGGATTTCTGATGAGTATAGAGTTAAAGCTCCATCTCCGAAACTCTCTTATATCCAAGAAGGGAAGTCGGTCAGATTTACCAATTTAATTGAGTGGTCAAACACGAAGTCTCCCTTCTGGTCGAATAAGCTTTATACAAAGCGATCCAGTAAGTCGTTCGTAATCTCTCTCATGAAAACAAATGAGTTAATTGAAATTGACATGGAGAGCGAGAATATTTCAATTAAGCGGACAAAGAAGTGA
- a CDS encoding IS481-like element ISAar27 family transposase: MPNALSPRLRAMIISFDPTQPEALSISEFCKTQKISRSIFYRIRERATQESAGALHPRSRAPKLPSRRYGPDVINELVRIRKELKKDGWDYGPKTIHYEATILDEFPGGQIPSVATIARLLASVGHVERSPRKRPKSSYVPFARSAAMALWQLDAFEFRTHSDQVVTVYQLIDDATRFDVGSSAYARHENSGDAQQVLARAINDYGPPKEVLSDNSKAFNQLRGGTIGIVEAYLASQGTMPITGLPGRPTTQGKNERSHQTLQQFLKANRPQNLADVQKLLRRYREHYNQRRPHQSLNQATPQKAWELLEHTPATEPISMVVLEAKAAEYLMKRRIGSSAANRADVVVSKTGDILKKLTEQHEPDMDRESHQLLVRVNKDNCQAYYRGKQISLPQTYAGRQFLRTITEDEFILSDPDTAEVVLSFPLPMVALRVHRRFVSSYSIRGIRLANPTKQWSRKVAEYQAQYEAREEDMPEVFDYR; encoded by the coding sequence ATGCCTAACGCACTCTCTCCACGCCTGCGCGCGATGATCATCAGTTTCGATCCCACACAGCCCGAGGCCCTGAGCATCAGCGAATTCTGCAAGACCCAGAAAATCTCGCGAAGCATCTTCTACCGCATCCGCGAACGAGCCACACAAGAATCAGCCGGCGCGCTCCACCCGCGCTCCAGAGCCCCGAAACTACCCTCCAGACGCTACGGTCCCGACGTGATCAATGAGCTGGTCAGGATCCGCAAGGAACTCAAAAAGGATGGGTGGGACTACGGACCGAAGACCATCCATTACGAAGCGACCATCCTGGACGAGTTTCCTGGTGGCCAGATCCCGTCCGTGGCGACCATTGCGCGGCTGCTGGCCAGTGTGGGGCATGTTGAGCGCAGTCCGCGCAAGCGCCCGAAATCCTCGTACGTTCCCTTCGCGCGCTCTGCTGCCATGGCGTTGTGGCAACTCGACGCGTTCGAGTTCAGAACCCATTCCGATCAGGTGGTGACCGTCTACCAGCTCATTGACGATGCGACCCGATTCGACGTGGGCTCCAGCGCGTACGCACGCCATGAGAACAGCGGTGACGCGCAACAGGTGCTCGCACGTGCCATCAATGACTACGGGCCGCCCAAGGAAGTCCTCAGCGATAACTCCAAGGCGTTCAATCAGCTTCGCGGCGGAACCATCGGCATCGTGGAAGCCTATCTGGCGTCCCAGGGAACAATGCCGATCACGGGGTTGCCGGGCAGGCCGACGACTCAGGGCAAGAATGAACGTTCGCACCAGACCCTTCAGCAGTTCCTCAAGGCCAACAGGCCGCAAAATCTTGCGGACGTGCAGAAGCTGCTTCGACGTTATCGTGAGCATTATAACCAGCGCCGGCCCCATCAATCCTTGAACCAGGCAACCCCGCAGAAGGCCTGGGAGCTGCTGGAGCACACGCCGGCAACCGAGCCGATCTCGATGGTGGTGCTGGAAGCGAAGGCCGCTGAATACCTGATGAAGCGTCGAATCGGAAGCTCGGCGGCGAATCGCGCGGATGTTGTCGTTTCGAAAACTGGCGACATCCTGAAGAAGCTCACGGAGCAGCACGAGCCTGACATGGATCGGGAAAGCCATCAGTTACTAGTGCGGGTCAATAAGGATAATTGCCAAGCCTATTATCGTGGCAAGCAGATCTCCCTGCCGCAGACCTATGCTGGACGCCAGTTCCTGAGGACCATCACCGAAGACGAATTCATCTTGTCGGATCCCGATACCGCGGAAGTGGTGCTGAGTTTCCCGTTGCCCATGGTGGCGTTGCGTGTTCATCGGCGGTTTGTGTCCTCGTACTCGATCAGGGGAATTCGCTTGGCGAACCCGACAAAGCAGTGGAGCCGGAAGGTCGCCGAGTACCAGGCCCAGTACGAGGCGCGGGAAGAAGACATGCCCGAGGTCTTTGATTATCGGTAG
- a CDS encoding helix-turn-helix domain-containing protein → MADYRKIMLLLLQGRSYRQVHTLLNCSHRTISKARQVLDEQGFTTQAQLKELSDEDLERCFTDGRRAVSASFVPIDIEAVIKAALQVLAW, encoded by the coding sequence ATGGCTGATTACCGCAAAATCATGCTCCTGCTCTTGCAGGGGCGTTCCTACCGGCAGGTGCACACGCTGCTGAATTGTTCGCATCGTACGATTTCCAAAGCTCGTCAGGTTTTGGACGAACAAGGGTTCACCACACAAGCTCAGCTCAAAGAGCTCAGTGATGAAGACCTGGAGCGCTGCTTCACCGATGGACGCAGAGCTGTGTCCGCGAGCTTCGTCCCGATTGATATCGAAGCGGTGATCAAAGCGGCTCTTCAAGTTTTAGCGTGGTGA
- a CDS encoding ISL3-like element ISAar13 family transposase has product MFKDTGGNDAASILLNLTDYRVIDATQEPAGRQVLIEPKATEAACPTCGVITTRIHARPVHRVKDLPTGGNDIKVLVRKRRMACQETACERRSFVQTTEQLPLRARITTRLSQKLVDEMSCELRAVSRVASAYQVSWPTVMARVNMVGELVGNVDRMFIRRLGIDEHRFRKVRYARGRTGKVVRIEPWSIVFTDLDTGKILDIVDGRRCAAVKKWLKSRPRYWRQRVQYVAIDMSAEFRKAVRENLPKAKISVDHFHVIQRANLMITQVRRRRSHEVLQRRGRAADPAYKYRKLLTCNLENLSIRQVERLKLILEADPELGVIYGIKEHVRELLKTRDIHDFQSRWAVLEKSVKTTKMVEAKSLFRTLTAWRRELLVFIRTRLTNARSEAANLTAKNLKRIGRGYRNHGHYRVRILLYTAGLRPC; this is encoded by the coding sequence GTGTTTAAGGATACCGGTGGAAACGACGCTGCGTCGATTCTTCTCAACCTCACTGACTACCGCGTCATCGACGCAACCCAAGAACCAGCCGGACGACAAGTCCTTATCGAGCCCAAAGCCACAGAGGCAGCCTGTCCAACTTGTGGGGTGATCACCACCCGCATCCACGCCAGACCAGTGCACCGGGTCAAAGACCTCCCAACCGGTGGCAACGACATTAAGGTCCTGGTGCGTAAACGCCGGATGGCCTGCCAAGAGACCGCCTGCGAACGCCGCTCGTTCGTGCAAACCACCGAACAGCTACCGTTGAGGGCCAGAATCACTACCAGGCTCTCTCAAAAGCTCGTGGACGAGATGAGCTGCGAACTGCGAGCCGTGTCCAGGGTCGCTTCTGCGTACCAAGTTTCCTGGCCAACCGTGATGGCAAGAGTGAACATGGTCGGTGAGCTTGTAGGCAACGTGGACCGCATGTTCATCCGCCGCCTCGGTATTGATGAGCACCGTTTTCGTAAGGTCCGCTACGCACGCGGCCGCACCGGGAAAGTGGTCCGTATTGAGCCGTGGTCTATTGTCTTCACCGACCTGGATACCGGAAAAATTCTAGATATTGTGGACGGACGACGCTGTGCAGCGGTGAAGAAGTGGTTGAAGTCCCGGCCACGGTACTGGCGTCAACGAGTACAGTACGTGGCCATTGACATGTCTGCTGAGTTCCGCAAAGCGGTGCGGGAGAACCTGCCGAAAGCAAAGATCAGCGTGGACCATTTTCATGTCATTCAGCGGGCGAATCTCATGATTACTCAGGTGCGCCGGCGTCGCTCCCACGAGGTGCTCCAGCGCCGAGGAAGGGCCGCTGATCCGGCCTACAAGTATCGGAAACTGTTGACCTGCAATTTGGAGAACTTGTCGATTAGGCAAGTTGAGCGGCTGAAGTTGATCCTTGAAGCAGATCCTGAGCTGGGCGTGATTTATGGGATTAAGGAACACGTGCGGGAGCTGTTGAAAACCAGGGATATCCATGATTTTCAATCGAGGTGGGCGGTGCTGGAGAAATCGGTGAAGACAACGAAAATGGTGGAAGCGAAGTCGTTGTTCCGGACGCTGACTGCGTGGAGGCGCGAGTTGCTGGTGTTCATTCGTACGCGGTTGACGAATGCTCGGAGCGAGGCGGCGAACCTGACGGCGAAGAACTTGAAACGGATCGGTCGGGGTTATCGGAATCATGGTCATTACCGGGTCAGGATATTGTTATACACGGCGGGGCTACGGCCGTGCTGA
- a CDS encoding glycosyltransferase family protein, with protein MNAPIVRILDHEISRTITPQESGTSRGSRGIDNAAEITRALEAASFLNTPGNFALDLSLGSADYSEISLNSWSVRHRFLALEIYLRASVIALVEKVGLDTFDDSIVFATEGPTAVRAAAEKYIVDIRSLSRARRFVTASTSHVFLSIESGLYEEIKSFRSRLSKDDSIRFNDLMATAPNLEIDWAQLVAESNALAVLYNFSPYTDTGAVVASKRIRASGDTYDVIACSFAHRKKIDSTIDRIAAPYVASKQFLPMVPSWATWSAFKAYALKSSRIAQKNIDSGKKYEYLYTRAMWAPSHYAGLLLKKANPTLKWVAEFSDPLSLDVEGLPRGGAPLDDDFVTDLVKPIEESFGPIPMSERTIFALAELIAYAHADEIVFTNEHQKTTMLAHIYSDSLRARVAAKSLVSNHPTLPSEFYEAEQVDYSVDNSKINLAYFGEFYATRGLTEITTAIRMLPAEYRHLIRLHVFTNYIPVSGSGSRPRGMSAKAYNDLVDRAINGVGAHGIENQVTLNGSLPYLKFLAITKNFDYLLVNDARSGEHHEVNPYLPSKWSDYAGSAAKSWAFVEDGSSLSHKPATIHTPLGEVQAITRELHRIIIEKLGA; from the coding sequence ATGAACGCACCTATCGTTAGAATTCTTGATCATGAGATCTCAAGAACGATCACCCCCCAGGAATCGGGTACTTCCCGAGGGTCAAGGGGAATAGATAACGCCGCTGAAATCACCCGAGCGCTTGAGGCTGCTTCATTTCTCAATACGCCAGGTAATTTTGCGCTGGATCTATCTTTAGGGTCAGCAGACTATAGTGAGATTTCTTTGAATTCTTGGAGCGTACGACATCGTTTCCTAGCACTAGAAATCTATCTCCGTGCTTCAGTTATTGCACTAGTCGAAAAGGTCGGGCTTGATACTTTCGATGATTCGATCGTGTTTGCCACCGAGGGTCCCACGGCTGTGCGTGCAGCTGCCGAGAAATACATTGTGGATATCAGATCGCTTAGCCGTGCTCGACGCTTCGTTACAGCTAGCACGTCGCATGTGTTTCTCTCAATTGAATCGGGCCTATACGAAGAAATTAAGAGTTTTCGTTCGCGTCTGAGCAAAGACGACAGCATTCGCTTTAATGACTTAATGGCAACTGCACCAAACCTTGAGATTGACTGGGCGCAATTAGTAGCTGAATCGAACGCGTTGGCAGTTCTATACAACTTTTCTCCATACACCGACACTGGCGCGGTAGTCGCTTCCAAACGAATTCGAGCTAGCGGCGACACATACGATGTTATCGCTTGTAGCTTCGCGCATAGGAAGAAAATCGACAGCACGATTGATCGCATAGCCGCGCCTTATGTAGCCAGCAAGCAGTTTTTGCCAATGGTTCCCTCCTGGGCAACTTGGAGTGCCTTTAAAGCTTATGCCTTGAAATCCAGTAGGATCGCGCAGAAGAACATTGACTCAGGTAAGAAGTATGAGTATCTCTATACCCGTGCAATGTGGGCGCCTTCGCACTACGCTGGGCTGTTACTGAAGAAAGCCAATCCGACGTTGAAATGGGTGGCAGAGTTCTCCGATCCATTGTCGTTGGATGTTGAGGGGTTGCCACGTGGTGGTGCTCCGCTGGATGATGATTTTGTAACTGACCTGGTCAAACCTATCGAAGAATCATTTGGTCCGATTCCCATGAGCGAACGAACGATCTTTGCTTTGGCTGAACTGATTGCGTACGCTCATGCAGACGAAATCGTGTTTACTAACGAACATCAGAAAACTACAATGCTTGCTCATATCTATAGCGATTCACTGCGCGCAAGGGTAGCGGCCAAGTCACTTGTAAGTAATCACCCAACGCTGCCATCCGAGTTCTATGAAGCTGAACAAGTCGATTACTCTGTTGATAACTCCAAAATTAATCTTGCCTATTTTGGTGAATTCTACGCTACGCGAGGTCTCACTGAAATAACTACCGCGATTCGTATGCTTCCTGCAGAATATCGTCATTTAATCCGCTTGCATGTTTTCACAAACTACATTCCGGTTAGTGGCTCAGGTTCCAGACCACGCGGTATGTCGGCCAAAGCCTACAATGACCTTGTTGATAGAGCCATTAACGGTGTGGGAGCACATGGCATCGAGAATCAAGTGACGCTCAATGGTTCATTGCCCTATTTGAAATTCTTGGCTATTACGAAAAACTTCGATTATCTGCTCGTAAACGACGCGCGCTCCGGTGAACATCACGAAGTCAATCCCTATCTTCCTTCCAAATGGAGCGATTATGCGGGCTCCGCAGCAAAGTCTTGGGCCTTTGTGGAGGACGGAAGCAGTTTGTCTCACAAACCAGCAACGATCCACACACCACTTGGTGAAGTGCAAGCAATCACAAGGGAACTCCACCGGATCATCATTGAAAAGCTAGGAGCATAG